In a single window of the Anguilla rostrata isolate EN2019 chromosome 4, ASM1855537v3, whole genome shotgun sequence genome:
- the LOC135253390 gene encoding ski-like protein, with translation MAGAQAGVNTLCREAVPFQGNLKRQSRERPVDAPIKKRVMAEMNLKRKHLEVPFRTPKIKKEHLEEEEEAEEKAKKEGKREERERSERRWSEEADDRSGKQYSGGGALDLSPGLKHTLAQFTLSSQSSLGGPAAFSARGAQDLIAPLPSPPVLGGGPLLVPCDSSTELTHSLLEGESITSFMVGGVKRLCLPQVLNSVLRQFSLQQINAVCDELYVYCSRCDGEQLHILKVLGILPFNAPSCGLITLTDAQRLCNALLRPGAALPPPLDPGGGGGGGKLREGETSFRVEHQCLGKCQGVFATQLYTHPDAPCIQCVQCHLLFAPQRFVMHSHRSPDKRTCHWGFDSARWARYLHLGRKHLGSPREAELRRLLEEVKEKFHCPPRRAPPDKKDGADDRAVKKVSDVCSQNEKLCESEPDQKAKSHPALILKPRLCPDIKEEAGHATSVLHRSCLLYMYDKVGTPNISQAPPLGKEGAGLGMEVLEALYKQHYSGARRRGLSQDPEDTAVMSSPASGLHTTCGSAAGEVKPPPWLAAMETPQGEDSCSKPLREEDKDRMVLEVLQMYCRQQEVLQSTLQKHRQLEMELEAMRRGGPTVQGELQKESEEVHTEHVQEKEEGTGHAQKKEECSESGQNKKKSTTAAQKNREEQTEHGQNKKCTEHGQSKGEEQTEHAQSKGEEHTEHAQSKGEEHTEHAQSKGEEVTEHAQGKGEEHTEHAQSKGEEDTEHSQSKGEKHTEHAQSKGEEHTEHAQSKELVHIEHCQNEGKERTGDAQNDMEGSTEHAQNQNESKLDTVGNLKPQTCTCKQNMEQSQEAHYTSQLLELRRRLDQAEQDREELQEELRREREAREKLELMISQLRQQMSQSGGSGGLPAPETAPHASPAQD, from the exons ATGGCGGGCGCTCAGGCTGGTGTGAATACCCTATGCCGGGAGGCGGTGCCCTTTCAGGGGAACCTCAAAAGGCAGAGCCGCGAGAGGCCGGTGGACGCGCCCATCAAGAAGCGCGTGATGGCGGAGATGAACCTGAAACGCAAGCATCTGGAGGTGCCCTTCAGAACCCCCAAGATTAAGAAGGagcacctggaggaggaggaggaagcggaGGAGAAGGCAAAGAAGGAGGGGAagcgggaggagagggagaggagcgagcGGCGATGGTCTGAGGAGGCGGACGACAGGAGCGGGAAGCAGTACTCCGGGGGCGGAGCCTTGGACCTGAGCCCGGGGCTCAAGCACACGCTGGCCCAGTTCACGCTCAGCAGCCAGAGCTCTCTGGGGGGCCCCGCCGCCTTCTCGGCCCGCGGGGCCCAGGACCTCAtcgcccccctgccctcccctcccgtccTGGGCGGGGGCCCCCTCCTGGTGCCCTGCGACAGCTCCACGGAGCTCACGCACTCGCTCCTGGAGGGGGAGTCCATCACCTCCTTCATGGTGGGCGGGGTGAAGAGGCTGTGCCTGCCGCAGGTGCTCAACTCGGTGCTGCGGCAGTTCTCCCTGCAGCAGATCAACGCCGTGTGCGACGAGCTGTACGTCTACTGCTCCCGCTGCGACGGCGAGCAGCTGCACATCCTCAAGGTGCTGGGCATCCTGCCCTTCAACGCGCCCTCCTGCGGCCTCATCACACTGACCGACGCCCAGCGCCTCTGCAACGCCCTGCTGCGCCCGGGCGCCGCCCTGCCGCCGCCCCTGGAccccggcggcggcgggggcggcgggaaGCTGAGGGAGGGCGAGACCAGCTTTCGGGTGGAGCACCAGTGCCTGGGGAAGTGCCAGGGCGTGTTCGCCACGCAGCTCTACACCCACCCGGACGCGCCCTGCATCCAGTGCGTGCAGTGCCACCTCCTGTTCGCCCCGCAGCGCTTCGTCATGCACTCCCACCGGTCGCCCGACAAGCGCACCTGCCACTGGGGCTTCGACTCCGCCCGCTGGGCCCGCTACCTGCACCTGGGCAGGAAGCACCTGGGCTCGCCCCGGGAGGCGGAGCTTAGGCGACtgctggaggaggtgaaggagaaaTTCCACTGCCCGCCGAGGAGGGCGCCTCCGGACAAG AAGGATGGTGCAGATGACAGGGCAGTAAAGAAGGTCTCTGATGTCTGCTCTCAGAATGAGAAACTCTGTGAAAGCGAGCCAGACCAAAAG GCAAAATCCCACCCTGCCCTCATCCTCAAACCCCGGCTCTGCCCGGACATCAAAGAGGAGGCCGGCCATGctacttcagtcctccaccgCAG CTGCCTCCTGTACATGTATGATAAAGTAGGGACTCCAAACATTTCTCAGGCCCCACCCttggggaaggagggggcggggctaggtaTGGAGGTTCTGGAGGCACTGTACAAACAGCACTACAGTGGGGCGCGAAGGAGGGGGCTGTCCCAGGACCCGGAGGACAcggcagtgatgtcatccccTGCATCTG GCTTGCACACGACATGTGGCTCTGCAGCAGGTGAGGTGAAACCCCCGCCCTGGCTCGCTGCCATGGAAACGCCCCAGGGTGAGGACAGCTGCTCTAAGCCTCTGAGGGAGGAGGACAAGGACAGGATGGTGCTGGAGGTCCTGCAGATGTACTGCAGGCAGCAGGAGGTGCTACAATCCAccctgcagaaacacaggcagctGGAGATG GAATTGGAGGCAATGCGCAGAGGTGGCCCCACAGTCCAAGGAGAGCTACAAAAGGAATCGGAGGAAGTGcatactgagcatgtgcaggagaaggaggaaggcactgggcatgctcagaaAAAGGAGGAGTGTTCCGAGTCTGgtcagaataagaagaagagcACCACGGCAGCTCAAAAGAATAGAGAAGAGCAGACTGAGCATGGTCAGAATAAGAAATGCACTGAGCATGGTCAGAGTAAGGGGGAGGAGcagactgagcatgctcagagtaAGGGAGAGGAGcatactgagcatgctcagagtaAGGGAGAGGAGcatactgagcatgctcaaagTAAGGGAGAGGAggtcactgagcatgctcagggTAAGGGGGAggagcacactgagcatgctcagagtaAGGGAGAGGAGGACACTGAGCATTCTCAGAGCAAGGGAGAGAAGcatactgagcatgctcagagtaAGGGGGAggagcacactgagcatgctcagagtaAGGAGCTGGTGCACATTGAGCACTGTCAAAATGAAGGGAAGGAACGCACTGGGGATGCTCAGAATGACATGGAGGGgagtactgagcatgctcaaaaTCAGAATGAAAGCAAGCTGGACACAGTGGGGAATCTGAAGCCACAGACGTGCACATGCAAGCAGAACATGGAGCAAAGCCAGGAGGCCCACTACACCTCTCAG ctgcTGGAGTTGCGGCGCAGGCTGGATCAGGCGGAGCAGGacagggaggagctgcaggaggagctgcgcAGGGAAAGGGAGGCACGGGAGAAGCTGGAGCTCATGATCTCCCAGCTCAGGCAGCAGATGTCCCAGTCCGGTGGCTCGGGGGGCCTCCCCGCCCCCGAGACGGCGCCCCACGCCAGCCCCGCCCAGGACTAG